In Vigna radiata var. radiata cultivar VC1973A chromosome 3, Vradiata_ver6, whole genome shotgun sequence, the following proteins share a genomic window:
- the LOC106757446 gene encoding GATA transcription factor 16, with protein sequence MRFVSVLVRLVMMDLKEWSSPELNESKKCCADCKTTKTPLWRGGPAGPKTLCNACGIRYRKRGSCSRKREEVVVLHRTSSVVKKQRWKMLGEEEQAAVCLMALSCGFFTIPSLTAFQVT encoded by the exons ATGCGATTCGTTTCGGTATTAGTACG ATTGGTAATGATGGATCTGAAGGAATGGTCTTCTCCAGAGCTCAACGAGAGCAAGAAATGCTGCGCCGATTGCAAAACCACCAAGACTCCTCTGTGGAGAGGAGGACCGGCTGGACCTAAG ACTCTGTGCAACGCCTGCGGAATTAGGTACAGGAAGAGAGGGAGTTGTTCCAGGAAGAGAGAGGAGGTGGTGGTGTTGCACCGGACATCCTCTGTTGTGAAGAAACAGAGGTGGAAGATGTTGGGAGAAGAGGAACAGGCGGCTGTGTGTTTGATGGCCCTGTCCTGTGGTTTTTTTACCATTCCTTCACTTACCGCATTCCAGGTAACCTAA